In Symphalangus syndactylus isolate Jambi chromosome 6, NHGRI_mSymSyn1-v2.1_pri, whole genome shotgun sequence, a genomic segment contains:
- the OR51G2 gene encoding olfactory receptor 51G2 codes for MILGSLGNSSSSFSATFLLSGIPGLEHTHIWISIPLCFMYLVSILGNCTILFIIKTERSLHEPMYLFLSMLALIDLGLSLCTLPTVLGIFWVGAREISHDACFAQLFFIHCFSFLESSVLLSMAFDRFVAICRPLHYASILTNTVIGRIGMVSLGRSVALIFPLPFMLKRFPYCGSPVLSHSYCLHQEVMKLACADMKANSIYGMFVIVSTVGIDSLLILFSYALILRTVLSIASRAERFKALNTCVSHICAVLLFYTPMIGLSVIHRFGKQAPHLVQVVMGFMYLLFPPVMNPIVYSVKTKQIRDRVTHAFCY; via the coding sequence ATGATCCTGGGATCCCTgggaaacagcagcagcagcttttCTGCTACCTTCCTGCTGAGTGGCATTCCTGGGCTGGAGCACACGCACATCTGGATCTCCATCCCACTGTGCTTCATGTACCTGGTTTCCATCCTGGGCAACTGCACAattctttttatcattaaaaCAGAGCGCTCACTTCATGAACCTATGTATCTCTTCCTGTCCATGCTGGCTCTGATTGACCTGGGTCTGTCCCTTTGCACTCTCCCTACAGTCCTGGGCATCTTTTGGGTTGGGGCACGAGAAATTAGCCATGATGCCTGCTTTGCTCAGCTCTTTTTCATTCACTGCTTCTCCTTCCTTGAGTCCTCTGTGCTACTGTCTATGGCCTTTGACCGCTTTGTGGCTATCTGCCGCCCCTTGCACTATGCTTCCATTCTCACCAACACAGTCATTGGCAGGATTGGCATGGTCTCTCTGGGTCGTAGTGTAGCACTCATTTTTCCATTGCCTTTTATGCTCAAAAGATTCCCCTATTGTGGCTCCCCAGTTCTCTCACATTCTTATTGTCTCCACCAAGAAGTGATGAAATTGGCCTGTGCTGACATGAAGGCCAACAGCATCTATGGCATGTTTGTCATCGTCTCTACAGTGGGTATAGACTCACTGCTCATCCTCTTCTCTTATGCCCTGATCCTGCGCACCGTACTGTCCATCGCCTCCAGGGCTGAGAGATTCAAGGCTCTTAACACCTGTGTTTCCCACATCTGTGCTGTGCTGCTCTTCTACACTCCCATGATTGGCCTCTCTGTCATCCATCGCTTTGGAAAGCAGGCACCCCACCTGGTCCAGGTGGTCATGGGTTTCATGtatcttctctttcctcctgtgATGAATCCCATTGTCTACAGTGTGAAGACCAAACAGATCCGGGATCGAGTGACGCATGCCTTTTGTTACTAA
- the OR51A7 gene encoding olfactory receptor 51A7, whose amino-acid sequence MSVLNNPKVKLFLLIGIPGLEHAHIWFSIPICLMYLVAIMGNCTILFIINTEPSLHEPMYYFLALLAVSDIGLSLSSLPTMLRIFLFNAMGISPNACFAQEFFIHGFTVMESSVLLVMSLDRFLAIHSPLRYSSILTSNRVAKMGLILAIRSILLVLPFLFTLMRLKYCQKNLLSHSYCLHQDTMKLACSDNKTNVIYGFFVALCTMLDLALIVLSYMLILKTILSIASLAERLKALNTCVSHICAVLTFYVPIITLAAMHRFAKHKSPLVVILIADMFLLVPPLMNPIVYGVKTRQIREKILGKLLNVCGGR is encoded by the coding sequence ATGTCTGTTCTCAATAACCCCAAAGTCAAGCTTTTCCTTCTGATTGGGATCCCAGGACTGGAACATGCCCACATTTGGTTCTCCATCCCCATTTGCCTCATGTACCTGGTTGCCATCATGGGCAACTGCACCATTCTCTTTATCATAAACACAGAGCCCTCACTTCATGAGCCCATGTATTATTTCCTTGCCTTGTTGGCTGTCTCTGACATAGGCCtgtccctctcctcccttcctaccATGTTGAGGATCTTCTTGTTCAATGCCATGGGAATTTCACCTAATGCCTGCTTTGCTCAAGAATTCTTCATTCATGGATTCACTGTCATGGAATCCTCAGTACTTCTAGTTATGTCTTTGGACCGCTTTCTTGCCATTCACAGTCCCTTAAGATACAGTTCTATCCTCACTAGCAACAGGGTTGCTAAGATGGGACTTATTTTAGCCATTAGGAGCATTCTCttagtgcttccatttctcttcacCCTAATGAGATTAAAATATTGTCAAAAGAATCTTCTTTCTCACTCATACTGTCTTCATCAGGATACCATGAAGCTGGCCTGCTCTGACAACAAGACCAATGTCATCTATGGCTTCTTCGTTGCTCTCTGTACTATGCTGGACTTGGCACTGATTGTTTTGTCTTATATGCTGATCTTGAAGACTATACTCAGCATTGCATCTTTGGCAGAGAGGCTTAAGGCCCTGAATACCTGTGTCTCCCACATCTGTGCTGTGCTCACCTTCTATGTGCCCATCATCACCCTGGCTGCCATGCATCGCTTTGCCAAGCACAAAAGCCCTCTTGTTGTGATCCTTATTGCAGATATGTTCTTGTTGGTGCCACCCCTTATGAACCCTATTGTGTACGGTGTAAAGACTCGACAAATCCGGGAGAAGATCTTGGGGAAGTTGCTTAATGTATGTGGTGGGAGATAG